Proteins co-encoded in one Longimicrobium sp. genomic window:
- a CDS encoding tetratricopeptide repeat protein, with amino-acid sequence MTTRPLKVDHALKALPEVDDLGGLREALIGVSREDSRRAWAASAAYATVDGRLADVAALEARIAALAEEARERVDAVMRHSVAALRALEAGDEAAAARALVAAGEVEEDAARLDAAEAFYRQALALGRRPRDRRAEGLALRRLGRVARERGDLEPALRFYLAGYEVAVAQRDTEGAIVACQGVGNVYVDQGLWEKAREWYERGVGQAGESTRSQLLWQLFSNLSVVARRSGELQASGEWLDRAEALVLATDDPVGRLPIENGRARLLVARGNYAAAARAYRRSLEGQGSPTVRGAVLAALAECLLAAGDLRGTEAAARELERLAVVHRLPTLLPDAYRTLGAVARARREEEGFVFYEQALELCHAPGSPPFELAQTQHEYALWEREMGRTESAVARLEEALAIYRRLGTRPEMARATREMDELRAQLRAPHEGD; translated from the coding sequence GTGACCACGCGCCCGCTGAAAGTCGACCACGCGCTCAAGGCCCTTCCCGAGGTCGACGACCTGGGCGGGCTGCGCGAGGCGCTGATCGGCGTATCGCGCGAGGACAGCCGGCGCGCGTGGGCCGCATCGGCCGCGTACGCCACGGTGGACGGGCGCCTGGCCGACGTCGCCGCGCTGGAAGCGCGCATCGCCGCGCTGGCGGAGGAGGCGCGCGAGCGGGTGGACGCGGTGATGCGCCACTCCGTTGCCGCCCTCCGCGCGCTGGAGGCGGGCGACGAGGCCGCCGCCGCGCGCGCGCTGGTGGCCGCGGGCGAGGTGGAGGAGGACGCGGCGCGGCTGGACGCGGCCGAGGCGTTCTACCGGCAGGCGCTCGCCCTGGGGCGGCGGCCGCGCGACCGGCGCGCGGAGGGGCTGGCGCTGCGCCGGCTGGGCCGCGTGGCCCGCGAGCGCGGTGACCTGGAGCCCGCGCTGCGCTTCTATCTGGCGGGCTACGAGGTCGCCGTGGCCCAGCGCGACACCGAGGGCGCCATCGTGGCCTGTCAGGGCGTGGGCAACGTGTACGTGGACCAGGGGCTGTGGGAGAAGGCCCGCGAGTGGTACGAGCGCGGCGTGGGGCAGGCCGGCGAGAGCACGCGCTCGCAGCTGCTCTGGCAGCTGTTCAGCAACCTGTCGGTGGTCGCGCGGCGCTCCGGCGAGCTGCAGGCCAGCGGCGAGTGGCTGGACCGCGCCGAGGCGCTGGTGCTGGCCACCGACGACCCGGTCGGGCGCCTGCCCATCGAGAACGGCCGCGCGCGGCTGCTGGTGGCGCGCGGGAACTACGCCGCGGCGGCGCGTGCGTACCGGCGCTCCCTGGAGGGGCAGGGCTCGCCGACGGTGCGCGGCGCGGTGCTGGCGGCGCTGGCCGAGTGCCTGCTGGCGGCGGGCGACCTGCGCGGCACCGAGGCCGCCGCGCGCGAGCTGGAGCGGCTGGCCGTGGTGCACCGGCTGCCCACGCTCCTCCCCGACGCGTACCGGACGCTGGGCGCCGTTGCCCGCGCCCGGCGCGAGGAGGAGGGGTTCGTGTTCTACGAGCAGGCGCTGGAGCTCTGCCACGCCCCGGGATCGCCCCCTTTCGAGCTGGCGCAGACGCAGCACGAGTACGCGCTCTGGGAGAGGGAGATGGGCCGCACCGAGAGCGCCGTGGCGCGGCTGGAGGAGGCGCTGGCGATCTACCGGCGCCTGGGGACCCGGCCGGAGATGGCGAGGGCCACGCGAGAGATGGACGAGCTGCGGGCGCAACTCCGCGCGCCGCATGAAGGCGATTGA
- a CDS encoding HAMP domain-containing sensor histidine kinase, whose amino-acid sequence MPEFPVAAPLPAADTLLREVQAAREIAHAFLTAASPAEVYRLALERVSPLVGAAFASVFLRENGPVLRLAAAWNWPPEYAAFLGETRVRLGAGPTGVAAGENRVVEVHDVFADPALDDWWEVARELGFASAVSLPLLLDGQPEGAITFYFRDAGAPRPHDRHLLRLVADQLSATAEKAHLIDDLQRANALLRLQNVELEARFREAEEARRLRGELLANVSHELRTPLTAILGYAFLLRDTGRLPDDAAAQVVRIEEAGSQLLRLIEDLLDLNSLQLGRLEPQVETCDAVALLRAAMSGIAPPPPHLEVRVDVPDATVPVRTDPSQVVRILRHLVSNAFKFTFQGGVALRVRMSSGSPWSDEARRTGDARHLVVWEVEDTGIGMDEAALDRVFDEFRQADGSATRRFGGVGIGLALSRQLARRLGGDISVRSEPGRGSLFVLALPAGLGRVGGGD is encoded by the coding sequence TTGCCCGAATTTCCAGTCGCGGCGCCGCTTCCGGCTGCCGACACGCTGCTGCGCGAGGTGCAGGCCGCCCGCGAGATCGCCCACGCGTTCCTGACCGCCGCCTCGCCGGCCGAAGTGTATCGTCTTGCGCTGGAACGCGTTTCGCCGCTCGTGGGCGCTGCGTTCGCCTCCGTGTTCCTGCGCGAGAACGGGCCGGTGCTGCGCCTGGCGGCGGCGTGGAACTGGCCCCCGGAGTACGCCGCCTTCCTGGGCGAGACGCGCGTGCGCCTGGGCGCCGGGCCCACCGGGGTGGCAGCGGGCGAGAACCGCGTGGTCGAGGTGCACGACGTGTTCGCCGACCCCGCGCTGGACGACTGGTGGGAGGTGGCGCGCGAGCTGGGCTTCGCCTCGGCCGTCTCCCTTCCCCTGCTGCTGGACGGGCAGCCGGAGGGGGCCATCACCTTCTACTTCCGCGACGCCGGGGCGCCCCGCCCGCACGACCGGCATCTCCTCCGCCTCGTGGCCGACCAGCTTTCCGCCACGGCCGAGAAGGCGCACCTGATCGACGACCTGCAGCGCGCCAACGCGCTCCTGCGGCTGCAGAACGTGGAGCTGGAGGCGCGCTTCCGCGAGGCCGAGGAGGCGCGCCGGCTGCGCGGCGAGCTGCTGGCCAACGTGTCGCACGAGCTGCGGACGCCGCTCACCGCCATCCTGGGCTACGCCTTCCTCCTGCGCGACACGGGCAGGCTGCCGGACGACGCGGCGGCGCAGGTGGTGCGGATCGAGGAGGCCGGCTCGCAGCTGCTGCGGCTGATCGAGGACCTGCTGGACCTGAACAGCCTGCAGCTGGGCCGCCTGGAGCCGCAGGTGGAGACCTGCGACGCCGTGGCGCTCCTCCGCGCCGCCATGTCCGGCATCGCCCCGCCGCCGCCGCACCTGGAAGTGCGCGTGGACGTGCCCGACGCGACCGTTCCCGTGCGCACCGACCCCAGCCAGGTGGTGCGCATCCTCCGCCACCTCGTCTCCAACGCCTTCAAGTTCACCTTCCAGGGCGGGGTGGCGCTGCGCGTGCGCATGTCCAGCGGCTCGCCGTGGAGCGACGAGGCGCGGCGGACGGGCGACGCGCGGCACCTGGTGGTGTGGGAGGTGGAGGACACGGGGATCGGGATGGACGAGGCGGCGCTGGACCGCGTCTTCGACGAGTTCCGCCAGGCCGACGGCTCGGCCACGCGCCGCTTCGGCGGGGTGGGGATCGGCCTCGCCCTCTCCCGCCAGCTCGCCCGGCGCCTGGGCGGCGACATCAGCGTGCGCTCGGAGCCCGGCCGCGGCTCGCTCTTCGTCCTCGCGCTCCCGGCGGGTCTGGGCCGCGTGGGAGGTGGGGATTGA
- a CDS encoding Smr/MutS family protein, translating into MARRRRPSEPSRGTIYPLLDLHGHTGGEARARTESWLRARAAGGERTVVIVTGRGNRSQGLPVLRGEVEHLLTLLTGEVVLRWEMTVGGGGFRVELRPARETVARADDGRLLRDHSHALRRQAEEALIELGITPTPPLVLAEIRRILAEEEG; encoded by the coding sequence ATGGCGCGCCGAAGACGCCCTTCCGAGCCTTCGCGGGGAACCATCTATCCCCTGCTGGACCTGCACGGCCACACCGGTGGCGAGGCGCGGGCCCGGACCGAGTCGTGGCTGCGCGCCCGCGCCGCCGGCGGCGAGCGCACGGTGGTGATCGTCACCGGCCGCGGCAACCGCTCGCAGGGCCTCCCAGTCCTCCGCGGCGAGGTGGAGCACCTGCTCACCCTGCTCACCGGCGAGGTGGTGCTGCGCTGGGAGATGACGGTCGGCGGCGGCGGCTTCCGCGTGGAGCTGCGCCCCGCGCGCGAGACCGTTGCCCGCGCGGACGACGGCAGGCTGCTGCGCGACCACTCGCACGCCCTCCGCCGCCAGGCCGAGGAGGCGCTGATCGAGCTGGGGATCACCCCCACGCCGCCGCTGGTCCTCGCCGAGATCCGCCGCATCCTGGCGGAGGAAGAGGGCTGA
- a CDS encoding alanine--glyoxylate aminotransferase family protein, translating to MTDFGRFFLPGPTEVRREVLEAMVRPVIGHRGSEMSRILAECDPVLRDLFRTSRPVYVASSSATGLMEASVRNGIRSKALSLVNGAFSKRFRDLVADCGREVETYEVAMGQCHDPEQVFERLRAGGFDAVTAVHSETSTGVLDPLSGIAEAVRRAERETGEEILVLADGVTSVGGAIVESEAWGLDFVLTGSQKAMALPPGLAFGTASARMMARAATLTGRGQYFDLIEYDEFWKKHQTPTTPAVSLIYALAEQCRHIAAEGVDARAERHRAMARRCWDWVMEDGARWGFSLFAPEGCRSPTVTCIGVDGPVAAPEIVARLKAEGWVIGGGYGPLKERTIRIGHMGDHTVDELEALLAAIEEVLG from the coding sequence ATGACCGATTTCGGCCGCTTCTTCCTCCCCGGGCCCACCGAGGTCCGCCGCGAGGTGCTCGAAGCCATGGTGCGCCCCGTGATCGGGCACCGCGGCAGCGAGATGTCGCGCATCCTGGCGGAGTGCGATCCCGTGCTGCGCGACCTTTTCCGCACCTCGCGCCCCGTCTACGTGGCCTCGTCGTCGGCCACGGGGCTGATGGAGGCGTCGGTGCGCAACGGCATTCGGTCGAAGGCGCTCTCCCTCGTCAACGGCGCGTTCAGCAAGCGCTTCCGCGATCTGGTGGCCGACTGCGGGCGCGAGGTGGAGACGTACGAGGTGGCGATGGGGCAGTGCCACGACCCGGAGCAGGTGTTCGAGCGCCTGCGCGCTGGCGGCTTCGACGCGGTCACCGCCGTCCACTCCGAGACGTCCACCGGCGTCCTGGACCCGCTCTCCGGGATCGCCGAGGCGGTGCGGCGGGCGGAGCGCGAGACGGGGGAGGAGATCCTGGTCCTCGCCGACGGCGTCACCAGCGTGGGCGGTGCGATCGTGGAATCCGAGGCGTGGGGGCTGGATTTCGTCCTCACCGGCAGCCAGAAGGCGATGGCGCTGCCGCCCGGCCTTGCCTTCGGCACCGCGTCCGCGCGGATGATGGCGCGCGCGGCCACGCTCACCGGGCGCGGGCAGTACTTCGACCTGATCGAGTACGACGAGTTCTGGAAGAAGCACCAGACGCCGACCACGCCCGCCGTTTCCCTCATCTACGCGCTGGCCGAGCAGTGCCGCCACATCGCCGCCGAGGGTGTGGACGCGCGCGCCGAGCGGCACCGGGCGATGGCGAGGCGCTGCTGGGACTGGGTGATGGAGGACGGGGCGAGGTGGGGATTCTCGCTCTTCGCGCCGGAGGGATGCCGCTCGCCGACGGTCACCTGCATCGGCGTGGACGGGCCGGTCGCCGCGCCGGAGATCGTGGCGCGGCTGAAGGCGGAGGGTTGGGTGATCGGCGGCGGCTACGGGCCGCTGAAGGAACGGACGATCCGCATCGGGCACATGGGAGACCACACCGTGGACGAGCTGGAAGCACTGCTGGCGGCGATCGAGGAGGTGCTGGGATGA
- a CDS encoding L,D-transpeptidase, translating to MFALKGIIPALFVTAVSSIPAAAQGPMEIVVNIPAGRLDVFQGGERIRSYPVSVGTANHATPTAEASIRRMVWNPSWTPPPDAAWARNEKPKGPGWGNPMGRVKMHLFADYYVHGTPASNERHLGRPASHGCIRMRNQDVMELAQLVLQADGTPVSQATVQSLVRNPHATRELALAGRVRVRVEYRLAEVAADSVTLHPDVYGRAAGRYDARVRQEMNAAGADPATVLAQVQLSRAPATPLRLARGGVQLPEVREPVVTVSADTQAVRTLALER from the coding sequence ATGTTCGCCCTGAAGGGGATCATCCCCGCGCTGTTCGTGACCGCCGTCAGCTCGATTCCGGCCGCCGCCCAGGGGCCGATGGAGATCGTCGTCAATATTCCCGCCGGCCGCCTGGACGTGTTCCAGGGTGGCGAGCGCATCCGCAGCTACCCGGTGTCGGTGGGCACCGCGAACCACGCCACCCCCACCGCCGAGGCCAGCATCCGCCGCATGGTGTGGAACCCCTCGTGGACGCCGCCGCCCGACGCGGCGTGGGCGCGCAACGAGAAGCCCAAGGGCCCGGGATGGGGCAACCCCATGGGCCGCGTGAAGATGCACCTGTTCGCCGACTACTACGTGCACGGCACGCCCGCGTCCAACGAGCGGCACCTGGGGCGCCCGGCCTCGCACGGGTGCATCCGGATGCGCAACCAGGACGTGATGGAGCTGGCGCAGCTGGTGCTGCAGGCCGACGGCACCCCCGTCTCGCAGGCCACGGTGCAGTCGCTGGTGCGGAACCCGCACGCCACCCGCGAGCTGGCGCTGGCCGGCCGGGTCCGGGTGCGCGTGGAGTACCGCCTGGCCGAGGTGGCGGCGGATTCGGTCACGCTGCACCCGGACGTCTACGGCCGCGCGGCGGGCCGTTACGATGCCCGCGTGCGGCAGGAGATGAACGCCGCCGGCGCCGACCCGGCCACGGTGCTGGCCCAGGTGCAGCTGAGCCGCGCCCCGGCCACCCCGCTCCGCCTCGCCCGCGGCGGCGTGCAGCTCCCCGAGGTGCGCGAGCCGGTCGTCACGGTGAGCGCCGACACCCAGGCGGTGAGGACCCTCGCGCTGGAGCGCTAA
- a CDS encoding putative bifunctional diguanylate cyclase/phosphodiesterase: protein MPASTLEALALRLSAPPAPDALARLAGFAERLLDVPVSLITLAEGRAWCGPAAGARWQPRRETPLHRSLCGVPARTGRTLLVEDARAHPLVRENPALWMGEVAYAGAPIRTADGTVAGSICAIDTRPRTWTGEDAEALEHLAALAGVLLDRRQSHAGEAGFVGAIAGSRGRLSLRMLEKAIETMQIGVTITDADGRILYSNPAEARMHGYAADELRGMHARVFAPPEHAQPITRQEMEGVTSWMRETVNVRKDGTLFPVLLRSDVVKDSRGNVVGIVTCCEDITQRKEMERQLLRNAFFDPVTGLPNRGLFSHRLELAVDRERRGEGDFAVLAVGIDRFALIGESLGREAADELLAGVAARVRECVKTETLVAHVARDEFAVLLDDVEGIAETSRVAACIQDSLARPFPVAGTEVATGASVGIALSYTGYERAEDVLRDAAIALGRSRDARQGQYEVFDREMHARAMARLRMETELRRALDRGELRVHYQPIISLDSGRIAGFEALVRWQHPERGLLAPDAFIPLAEETGLILPLGTWVLEEACRELRRWQDRQGDDAPLTMAVNLCARQFLQADLAERVARVLTETAIAPGTLKLEITESVLMQHTDAVTATLHRLKALGVQLHIDDFGTGYSSLGYLHRLPLDALKIDRSFVMGGQGANLPLVRTIVALAHALGVAVVTEGIESAEVLSELRSLNCEFGQGYLFSHPLPGPEIDKLVATQPRW from the coding sequence ATGCCCGCTTCGACCCTGGAAGCCCTGGCGCTGCGCCTCAGCGCGCCGCCCGCTCCCGACGCGCTGGCCCGCCTCGCCGGCTTTGCCGAGCGACTGCTGGACGTCCCCGTCTCCCTCATCACCCTGGCCGAAGGCCGCGCCTGGTGCGGCCCCGCCGCCGGCGCGCGGTGGCAGCCCCGCCGCGAAACCCCGCTCCACCGCTCGCTGTGCGGCGTTCCCGCGCGCACCGGGCGCACGCTCCTGGTCGAGGACGCGCGCGCCCACCCGCTGGTGCGCGAGAACCCGGCGCTGTGGATGGGCGAGGTGGCCTACGCCGGCGCCCCCATCCGCACCGCCGACGGCACGGTGGCGGGCTCCATCTGCGCCATCGACACGCGGCCGCGCACCTGGACCGGCGAGGACGCCGAGGCGCTGGAGCACCTGGCCGCGCTGGCCGGCGTGCTCCTGGACCGGCGCCAGAGCCACGCCGGCGAGGCGGGGTTCGTGGGGGCCATCGCCGGCTCGCGCGGCCGGCTGTCCCTGCGGATGCTGGAGAAGGCGATCGAGACCATGCAGATCGGCGTCACCATCACCGACGCCGACGGCCGCATCCTCTACTCCAATCCGGCCGAGGCGCGCATGCACGGGTACGCGGCCGACGAGCTGCGGGGGATGCACGCCCGCGTGTTCGCGCCGCCCGAGCACGCGCAGCCCATCACCCGCCAGGAGATGGAGGGGGTGACCAGCTGGATGCGCGAGACGGTGAACGTGCGCAAGGACGGCACCCTCTTCCCCGTGCTGCTGCGCTCCGACGTGGTGAAGGACTCGCGCGGGAACGTGGTGGGGATCGTCACCTGCTGCGAGGACATCACCCAGCGCAAGGAGATGGAGCGGCAGCTCCTGCGCAACGCCTTCTTCGACCCCGTCACCGGCCTTCCCAACCGCGGCCTCTTCTCCCATCGCCTGGAGCTGGCCGTCGACCGTGAGCGCCGCGGCGAGGGCGACTTCGCGGTGCTGGCGGTGGGGATCGACCGCTTCGCGCTGATCGGCGAGTCGCTGGGGCGCGAGGCCGCCGACGAGCTGCTGGCCGGCGTGGCCGCGCGGGTGCGCGAGTGCGTGAAGACGGAGACGCTGGTGGCGCACGTGGCCCGCGACGAGTTCGCGGTGCTGCTGGACGACGTGGAGGGGATCGCCGAAACCAGCCGCGTGGCCGCCTGCATCCAGGACTCGCTCGCCCGCCCCTTCCCCGTTGCCGGGACGGAGGTGGCCACCGGGGCCAGCGTGGGGATCGCGCTCAGCTACACCGGCTACGAGCGCGCCGAGGACGTGCTGCGCGACGCGGCCATCGCGCTGGGGCGCAGCCGCGACGCCCGGCAGGGGCAGTACGAGGTGTTCGACCGCGAGATGCACGCGCGGGCCATGGCGCGGCTCAGGATGGAGACGGAGCTGCGGCGCGCGCTGGACCGCGGCGAGCTGCGCGTGCACTACCAGCCCATCATCTCGCTGGATTCGGGGCGGATCGCGGGGTTCGAGGCGCTGGTGCGGTGGCAGCACCCCGAGCGCGGCCTTCTGGCGCCGGACGCATTCATCCCGCTGGCCGAGGAGACGGGGCTCATCCTGCCGCTGGGAACGTGGGTGCTGGAGGAGGCGTGCCGCGAGCTGCGCCGCTGGCAGGACAGGCAGGGGGACGATGCGCCGCTGACCATGGCCGTGAACCTGTGCGCGCGGCAGTTCCTGCAGGCAGACCTGGCCGAGCGCGTGGCCCGCGTGCTGACGGAGACGGCGATCGCGCCGGGAACGCTGAAGCTGGAGATCACCGAGAGCGTGCTGATGCAGCACACCGACGCGGTGACGGCCACGCTGCACCGGCTGAAGGCGCTGGGCGTGCAGCTGCACATCGACGACTTCGGCACCGGCTATTCGTCGCTGGGCTACCTGCACCGCCTGCCGCTGGACGCGCTGAAGATCGACCGCTCGTTCGTGATGGGCGGCCAGGGCGCCAACCTGCCGCTGGTCCGCACCATCGTGGCCCTCGCCCACGCGCTCGGCGTCGCGGTGGTGACGGAGGGGATCGAGAGCGCCGAGGTACTCAGCGAGCTCCGATCGCTGAATTGCGAGTTCGGCCAGGGCTACCTCTTCTCGCACCCGCTCCCCGGCCCGGAGATCGACAAGCTGGTCGCCACCCAGCCGCGGTGGTGA
- a CDS encoding HU family DNA-binding protein, translating to MNKTELVSALAASAELSKAEASRAVDALFSVENGLIARALREGNKVQITGFGSFEAKKREARKGRNPRTGKEINIAASTSPVFRGGKSFKDSFGG from the coding sequence GTGAACAAGACCGAACTAGTCAGCGCGCTCGCGGCGAGCGCGGAACTGAGCAAGGCCGAGGCCTCGCGCGCCGTCGATGCGCTGTTCTCGGTGGAGAACGGCCTCATCGCCAGGGCGCTGCGCGAAGGCAACAAGGTGCAGATCACCGGGTTCGGCAGCTTCGAGGCCAAGAAGCGCGAGGCCCGCAAGGGGCGCAACCCCCGCACCGGCAAGGAGATCAACATCGCCGCCTCGACCAGCCCCGTGTTCCGCGGCGGCAAGAGCTTCAAGGACTCGTTCGGAGGCTGA
- a CDS encoding alpha-1,4-glucan--maltose-1-phosphate maltosyltransferase, translated as MPETIDASRKIVIECVEPELDGGRYAVKREVGDTVEVFADIFKEGHDAIAAAIRYRAEDEAEWREAPMRFFDNDRWTGSFTVDRNCRWHFTVIAWTDWFGTWQSELRKKYDAGQNVFLELYEGAQLVAVAAAHARGGDAARLNAYLAEILGDERGEVRHLHEEAEFETVATILESGAGDRTLADRVAAALDAELLALMAANPIRTDLTGYDRHLPVQVDRVAARYAAWYELFPRSMSDDAARHGTFRDVIARLPYVRDMGFDVLYFPPIHPIGKQFRKGKNNTLTPGDDDPGSPYAIGGEAGGHRDVHPELGTMQDFRALVDAAQEHGLEIAIDFAIQVSPDHPYVEDHPGWFYVRPDGTIKYAENPPKKYQDIYPLNFYGDDWEGQWREWRDVILHWVAQGVRIFRVDNPHTKPVQFWEWMIREVQREYPDVIFLSEAFTRPKMMKALAKAGFTQSYTYFTWRNFKRELEEYFTELTQTPMKEYFRGNLFPNTPDILPEFLQRGGRPAFMIRAILATTLSSVYGIYSGFELCENRALPGKEEYLDSEKYEVKAWDWDRPGNIRPLITRLNQVRRQNPALHEYDNLRFYPADGEDVLFYGKMTEDRTSMVFVAVNLDPFRAHETVLHFPLGEMGIGWGDPWEVEELLTGERHFWHGADQYVRLEPDAPGRIYRVRAWRSSETGFDYFMEPTLV; from the coding sequence ATGCCGGAGACGATCGACGCCAGCCGGAAGATCGTGATCGAATGCGTGGAGCCGGAGCTGGACGGCGGCCGCTACGCCGTCAAACGCGAAGTCGGCGACACCGTGGAGGTGTTCGCCGACATCTTCAAGGAGGGGCACGACGCCATCGCCGCCGCCATCCGCTACCGCGCCGAGGACGAGGCGGAATGGCGTGAGGCGCCCATGCGCTTCTTCGACAACGACCGGTGGACGGGGTCGTTCACCGTGGACCGCAACTGCCGCTGGCACTTCACCGTCATCGCCTGGACGGACTGGTTCGGCACCTGGCAGAGCGAACTGCGCAAGAAGTACGACGCCGGCCAGAACGTCTTCCTGGAGCTGTACGAGGGCGCCCAGCTCGTCGCCGTGGCGGCGGCGCACGCGCGCGGCGGCGACGCCGCGCGGCTGAACGCCTACCTCGCCGAGATCCTGGGCGACGAGCGCGGCGAGGTCCGCCATCTCCACGAGGAGGCGGAGTTCGAGACGGTCGCCACCATCCTCGAATCCGGCGCGGGCGACCGCACCCTGGCCGACCGCGTGGCCGCCGCGCTGGACGCCGAGCTGCTGGCGCTGATGGCGGCCAACCCCATCCGCACCGACCTGACCGGGTACGACCGCCATCTCCCCGTGCAGGTGGACCGCGTGGCCGCGCGCTACGCCGCCTGGTACGAGCTGTTCCCGCGCTCGATGTCGGACGACGCGGCGCGCCACGGCACCTTCCGCGACGTCATCGCCAGGCTGCCGTACGTGCGCGACATGGGGTTCGACGTGCTGTACTTTCCCCCCATCCACCCCATCGGCAAGCAGTTCCGGAAGGGGAAGAACAACACGCTCACGCCGGGGGACGACGACCCCGGATCGCCCTACGCCATCGGCGGCGAGGCGGGCGGGCACCGCGACGTGCACCCGGAGCTGGGGACGATGCAGGACTTCCGCGCGCTGGTGGACGCCGCGCAGGAGCACGGGCTGGAGATCGCCATCGACTTCGCCATCCAGGTCTCGCCCGACCATCCCTACGTCGAAGATCATCCCGGCTGGTTCTACGTCCGCCCCGACGGCACCATCAAGTACGCCGAGAACCCGCCGAAGAAGTACCAGGACATCTATCCCCTGAACTTCTACGGCGACGACTGGGAGGGGCAGTGGCGCGAGTGGCGCGACGTGATCCTGCACTGGGTGGCGCAGGGCGTCCGCATCTTCCGCGTGGACAACCCGCACACCAAGCCGGTGCAGTTCTGGGAGTGGATGATCCGCGAGGTGCAGCGCGAGTACCCGGACGTGATCTTCCTCTCCGAGGCGTTCACGCGGCCCAAGATGATGAAGGCGCTGGCCAAAGCGGGGTTCACGCAGAGCTACACCTACTTCACCTGGCGCAACTTCAAGCGCGAGCTCGAGGAGTACTTCACCGAGCTCACGCAGACGCCCATGAAGGAGTACTTCCGCGGCAACCTGTTCCCCAACACGCCCGACATCCTTCCCGAGTTCCTGCAGCGGGGCGGGCGCCCGGCGTTCATGATCCGCGCGATCCTGGCCACCACGCTGTCGTCGGTCTACGGCATCTACAGCGGCTTCGAGCTGTGCGAGAACCGCGCGCTGCCGGGGAAGGAGGAGTACCTGGACAGCGAGAAGTACGAGGTGAAGGCGTGGGACTGGGACCGGCCGGGGAACATCCGCCCGCTGATCACGCGGCTGAACCAGGTGCGGCGCCAGAACCCCGCGCTGCACGAGTACGACAACCTGCGCTTCTACCCGGCCGACGGCGAGGACGTGCTGTTCTACGGGAAGATGACGGAGGACAGGACCAGCATGGTGTTCGTGGCGGTGAACCTGGACCCGTTCCGCGCGCACGAAACCGTGCTCCACTTCCCGCTGGGGGAGATGGGGATCGGCTGGGGAGACCCGTGGGAGGTGGAGGAATTGCTCACCGGCGAGCGCCACTTCTGGCACGGCGCCGACCAGTACGTGCGCCTGGAGCCCGACGCCCCCGGCCGGATCTACCGGGTGCGCGCCTGGCGGAGCTCGGAGACGGGGTTCGACTACTTCATGGAGCCGACGCTGGTGTAG
- a CDS encoding HAD-IB family phosphatase, whose translation MTGFASVIFDCDSTLAAIEGIDELAGPFAAEISALTDAAMQGEVALEEVYGRRLAIIRPTRAQVEGLGRDYVAALVPDAREVVAALLWLGKTVRILSGGVRPAVDDVARALGLPLDAVTAVGLDFADDGSYAGYETASPVARSGGKTEVIRGWNLPRPSLLVGDGATDLEARPAVDAFAAYMGVAFRPAVAAGADFVLRGRSLAPVLALAATAADRERLRASEWAAVLGRGDADLAASAAAR comes from the coding sequence ATGACCGGCTTCGCCTCCGTCATCTTCGATTGCGACTCCACCCTCGCGGCGATCGAGGGCATCGACGAGCTGGCCGGCCCGTTCGCGGCCGAGATCAGCGCGCTCACCGACGCGGCCATGCAGGGTGAGGTGGCGCTGGAAGAGGTCTACGGCCGTCGCCTCGCCATCATCCGCCCCACCCGCGCGCAGGTGGAGGGGCTCGGGCGCGACTACGTGGCCGCGCTGGTGCCGGACGCGCGCGAGGTCGTGGCCGCGCTGCTCTGGCTGGGAAAGACGGTGCGCATCCTCTCCGGCGGCGTGCGCCCCGCGGTGGACGACGTCGCCCGCGCGCTGGGCCTCCCGCTGGACGCCGTCACCGCCGTGGGCCTCGACTTCGCGGACGACGGCTCGTACGCGGGATACGAAACCGCGTCGCCGGTGGCGCGGAGCGGGGGGAAGACGGAGGTGATCCGCGGGTGGAATCTTCCTCGCCCCTCCCTGCTCGTCGGCGACGGCGCGACGGACCTGGAGGCGCGGCCCGCGGTGGATGCGTTCGCCGCGTACATGGGCGTCGCCTTTCGCCCGGCGGTGGCCGCGGGCGCGGACTTCGTGCTGCGCGGCCGGAGCCTGGCGCCCGTCCTCGCCCTCGCCGCGACGGCGGCGGACAGAGAGCGGCTGCGCGCCAGCGAGTGGGCCGCCGTGCTTGGCCGCGGCGACGCGGACCTCGCCGCATCCGCGGCCGCGCGATAG